The Manis javanica isolate MJ-LG chromosome 4, MJ_LKY, whole genome shotgun sequence genome contains a region encoding:
- the C1QBP gene encoding complement component 1 Q subcomponent-binding protein, mitochondrial — protein MLPLLRCAPRALGSAVAGLRATALSTQLRQLLQPAPRPCARPFGLLSVRAGSARRPGLLRTRAPCGCGCDALHTQGDKAFVEFLSDEIKEEKKLQKHKSLPKMSGDWELELNGTEAKLVRKVAGEKVTVTFNINNSIPPTYDGEEEPSQGQKVEEQEPELTSTPNFVVEVTKDGGKKALVLDCHYPEDEVEQEEDENDIFSIREVSFQSTGESEWKDTNYTLNTDSLDWALYDHLMDFLADRGVDNTFADELVELSTALEHQEYITFLEDLKGFVKSQ, from the exons ATGCTTCCTCTGCTGCGCTGCGCGCCCCGCGCCCTGGGCTCGGCAGTCGCAGGCCTCCGTGCTACCGCGCTCTCCACGCAGCTTCGGCAGCTGCTGCAGCCCGCGCCCCGGCCTTGTGCCCGGCCTTTCGGGCTGCTCAGCGTGCGTGCAGGCTCGGCGCGGCGGCCCGGGCTACTGCGGACTCGCGCGCCCTGCGGCTGCGGCTGCGACGCGCTACACACCCAAG GGGACAAAGCTTTTGTTGAATTCCTCAGTGATGAGATTAAGGAGGAAAAGAAGCTACAGAAGCATAAGTCCCTCCCCAAGATGTCTGGAGATTGGGAGCTGGAATTGAATGGGACAGAAGCCAAATTAGTGCGGAAAGTTGCTGGAGAAAA GGTCACTGTCACCTTCAACATTAACAATAGCATCCCACCAACATACGATGGGGAGGAGGAGCCTTCCCAAGGGCAGAAGGTTGAAGAGCAGGAG CCTGAATTAACATCCACTCCCAATTTCGTGGTTGAAGTTACAAAGGATGGTGGCAAGAAGGCCCTTGTGCTGGATTGTCACTACCCAGAAGATGAG GTTGAACAAGAGGAAGATGAGAATGACATTTTCTCTATCAGAGAAGTGAGCTTTCAGTCCACTGGAGAGTCTGAATGGAAGGACACAAATTACACACTCAACACAGATTCCCTGGACTGG GCCTTATATGACCACCTGATGGATTTCCTTGCGGACCGAGGGGTGGACAACACCTTTGCGGATGAATTGGTGGAGCTCAGCACAGCCCTGGAGCACCAGGAGTATATTACTTTTCTTGAAGACCTCAAAGGTTTTGTCAAGAGCCAGTAG